Proteins from one Mesorhizobium sp. M9A.F.Ca.ET.002.03.1.2 genomic window:
- a CDS encoding LysR family transcriptional regulator, whose product MDRLTELTSFIRASEAGSFSAAARELGLSQPAVSQQIRALEKRLGVRLFDRTTRYVSPTEAGRRYLDRARDIVERLDEADRSVGCLESKMCGRLAVGAPASFGAGVLGNYLIEFKRAYPELILDVALTDSFVDVIAERLDVVIRMGTIDDDRLIVRKLGVMERRLAATPDYLDRMGRPRCPQDLADHDYLLYAHITTREIVPLTSPGGERAEVRIRPAMCSNNSLLNQQALLSGLGIGLGHKLILDPLVAQKRLEYVLPDWHYAPHHVHAVYPSNRFIPLKVRRFVDGFSDHLAAMGAFISGACHG is encoded by the coding sequence ATGGACCGCCTGACGGAGCTAACCAGCTTCATACGCGCCTCCGAAGCCGGCAGTTTCTCGGCAGCGGCACGCGAACTGGGCTTGAGCCAGCCGGCCGTCAGCCAGCAGATCCGCGCACTGGAAAAGCGCCTCGGCGTCCGGCTTTTTGACCGCACGACCCGTTATGTCTCTCCGACGGAAGCCGGCCGACGCTATCTGGATCGTGCCCGTGACATCGTCGAGCGCCTCGATGAGGCGGACCGCAGCGTCGGTTGCCTCGAATCAAAGATGTGCGGACGTCTTGCGGTCGGCGCGCCGGCCAGCTTCGGTGCCGGTGTGCTCGGCAACTACCTCATCGAGTTCAAGCGCGCCTATCCGGAACTGATACTAGACGTGGCGCTGACCGACAGTTTCGTCGACGTAATCGCAGAGAGGCTCGACGTTGTGATCCGAATGGGGACTATCGATGATGACCGGCTGATCGTGCGCAAGCTGGGTGTGATGGAGCGACGCCTCGCGGCAACGCCGGACTATCTCGATCGGATGGGCCGGCCGCGGTGCCCACAGGATCTTGCCGACCATGACTACCTGCTTTACGCCCACATCACGACGCGCGAGATCGTGCCGCTCACCAGCCCAGGCGGCGAGAGGGCCGAGGTGCGGATTCGGCCAGCAATGTGCTCCAACAATTCGCTCCTTAATCAGCAGGCACTGCTGTCTGGCCTCGGCATCGGCCTTGGGCACAAGCTGATACTCGACCCGCTTGTCGCCCAGAAGCGGCTCGAATATGTGCTACCAGATTGGCATTACGCGCCGCATCACGTGCACGCGGTTTATCCCTCCAACCGCTTCATTCCGTTGAAGGTCAGGCGGTTCGTTGACGGCTTCTCTGATCACCTCGCCGCGATGGGTGCGTTCATCAGTGGCGCGTGCCATGGATAG
- a CDS encoding MBL fold metallo-hydrolase produces MTLSRRHFLASAGLASGALLPGASVPALARAPLAQAPTLGALRRKVGSIEVTALLDGYIDIKSELFIGLVDAEAERLAEASFNKPGPRRTPVNAYLVNLGDRLVLIDAGMSDSNGPALGRLPAAMQAAGVAPDRVDTLLITHMHPDHINGVLTSAGEALFPNAELVVTATDYAFWHDDANMNQAPDEAKPFFIGARQAAAAYADRLRQVDGEREAVGSIRTVSLPGHTPGHAGFIIESGSDALFIWGDVVHMATYQFARPDWSIAFDVDSKLAAETRKRTLDRVAADRMLIAGMHLPFPGFGHVARDGQAYRFVAAEWVYEL; encoded by the coding sequence ATGACGCTTTCCCGCCGTCATTTTCTCGCCAGTGCCGGCCTTGCCAGCGGCGCCCTTCTACCCGGCGCCTCCGTTCCGGCACTGGCCCGCGCGCCGCTGGCCCAAGCCCCTACCCTTGGCGCGCTGCGCCGCAAGGTGGGTTCGATCGAGGTCACGGCGCTGCTGGACGGCTATATCGACATTAAATCGGAGCTTTTCATCGGGCTCGTCGACGCCGAGGCGGAGCGACTGGCGGAGGCCAGCTTCAATAAGCCCGGACCGCGCCGCACCCCCGTTAATGCCTACCTCGTCAATCTCGGCGACAGGCTGGTGCTCATCGACGCCGGTATGTCGGACAGCAACGGCCCGGCGCTCGGCCGTCTTCCGGCAGCTATGCAGGCTGCAGGCGTCGCTCCGGACCGGGTCGACACTTTGCTGATCACCCACATGCATCCCGACCATATCAACGGCGTGCTGACGTCCGCCGGCGAGGCGCTATTTCCCAATGCAGAGCTCGTCGTCACCGCCACCGACTACGCCTTCTGGCACGACGACGCGAACATGAACCAAGCGCCGGACGAGGCGAAGCCGTTCTTTATCGGGGCACGCCAGGCTGCCGCCGCTTATGCGGACCGCCTGCGGCAAGTGGACGGCGAGCGCGAGGCGGTCGGCTCGATTCGCACCGTGTCGTTGCCCGGCCACACCCCGGGTCATGCCGGCTTCATCATCGAATCGGGCAGCGACGCGCTGTTCATCTGGGGCGATGTCGTGCATATGGCGACCTATCAGTTCGCCCGCCCGGACTGGAGCATTGCCTTCGATGTCGATTCCAAACTGGCCGCCGAAACGCGCAAGCGGACGCTCGACCGGGTCGCTGCCGACCGGATGCTGATCGCCGGAATGCATTTGCCGTTCCCCGGTTTCGGACATGTCGCGCGAGACGGCCAGGCCTATCGCTTCGTGGCGGCCGAATGGGTCTATGAACTGTAG
- a CDS encoding acylphosphatase, whose amino-acid sequence MSEQNRYSRRERMTILGDVEAASFLPWIERHAAKLGLAQAICVAGPDWIELDVAGPTELIDMMEMGCSLGPIDVWVEAICRTPIDNESS is encoded by the coding sequence ATGAGCGAGCAAAATCGATATTCCCGGCGCGAGCGCATGACGATCCTCGGCGATGTCGAAGCGGCGTCCTTTCTACCGTGGATCGAGCGTCATGCCGCCAAGCTCGGGCTCGCGCAGGCCATATGCGTCGCCGGTCCCGATTGGATCGAGCTCGACGTCGCCGGTCCGACGGAACTGATCGATATGATGGAGATGGGATGCTCCCTTGGACCAATCGATGTCTGGGTCGAGGCTATCTGCCGGACGCCGATCGACAACGAATCGAGCTAG
- a CDS encoding Rieske (2Fe-2S) protein, which yields MPPYPTGSWMPVALSADLPAGTVMPAQSPVGPIALWRSRSGRTAAFADRCPHRGMRLSHGFVRGEALSCIYHGWSYAQAGNCLRIPAHPGLAPPETIRVATQAVEDSGGIIWIAVDEAAALPPRLDGLAPLRSMMVEADVAALEAAAGAKAEGGLLDHFHNGRTLRLLLASEGEARTLMHVLVGEDSNPTERIAASRAAETLRRVAEGIRRDRVAK from the coding sequence ATGCCACCCTATCCGACCGGCTCATGGATGCCAGTAGCCCTCTCTGCGGACTTGCCGGCGGGAACCGTGATGCCGGCGCAATCCCCAGTCGGACCGATTGCCCTTTGGCGAAGCCGCTCCGGCCGTACGGCGGCCTTTGCCGACCGATGCCCTCATCGCGGCATGCGCCTTTCCCATGGCTTCGTGCGCGGTGAGGCCCTGTCCTGCATCTATCACGGCTGGAGCTACGCCCAGGCGGGAAACTGCTTGCGCATCCCGGCCCATCCGGGGCTGGCGCCGCCGGAGACGATTCGCGTCGCGACCCAGGCGGTCGAGGACAGCGGCGGTATCATATGGATTGCCGTCGACGAAGCCGCTGCCCTGCCGCCGCGGCTCGACGGCCTTGCCCCGTTGCGCTCCATGATGGTGGAGGCGGACGTCGCGGCGCTGGAGGCGGCCGCGGGCGCGAAGGCCGAGGGAGGCCTGCTCGACCATTTCCACAATGGCCGGACCCTGCGCCTGCTGCTTGCCTCCGAAGGGGAAGCGCGGACGCTCATGCATGTTCTGGTGGGCGAGGACAGCAATCCGACCGAGCGGATCGCCGCGTCGCGGGCCGCCGAAACGCTGCGGCGCGTGGCCGAGGGCATTCGGCGCGACAGGGTCGCCAAATGA
- a CDS encoding aromatic ring-hydroxylating dioxygenase subunit alpha: MTRNAMIDEWYPVGLASQLDAQGRKTALMGEAIEVRLGDDGNAKVTGGGGRALPICVRYGHVWSSPGNPQKALFAIPEADQPGRRLVDVGVVRVRCSPLRAVENFLDIAHFPFVHTDILGAEPHTEVQNYKVEIREDEDEVWATQVRFYQPQAAKSAEGGITTEYMYRVPAPTCSILYKTCPPRPGEWDVITLFVQPLAEDLCDVWPWMALFDDETPMTDLIHFQQTIFVQDRSILENQIPGLLPLDPGMEIPTRADLTSVAYRRWLKRHGYTYGAQLVAQ; encoded by the coding sequence ATGACCCGCAACGCGATGATCGACGAATGGTATCCAGTCGGCCTTGCCAGCCAGCTCGATGCGCAGGGGCGCAAGACGGCCCTCATGGGCGAAGCGATCGAGGTGCGGCTCGGCGACGACGGAAACGCCAAGGTCACGGGCGGCGGCGGACGTGCCCTGCCGATCTGCGTGCGCTATGGCCATGTCTGGTCGTCGCCCGGCAACCCGCAAAAGGCGCTGTTTGCGATCCCCGAGGCCGATCAGCCTGGCCGCCGGCTCGTCGATGTCGGGGTGGTTCGCGTGCGCTGCTCGCCGTTGCGCGCGGTAGAGAACTTCCTGGACATTGCGCATTTTCCGTTCGTCCATACCGACATATTGGGGGCCGAACCGCATACGGAGGTCCAGAACTACAAGGTCGAGATCCGCGAGGACGAGGACGAGGTTTGGGCGACCCAGGTGAGGTTCTACCAGCCGCAGGCCGCCAAGTCGGCGGAAGGCGGCATAACCACGGAATACATGTATCGCGTGCCCGCGCCGACCTGCTCGATCCTCTATAAGACCTGTCCGCCGCGCCCGGGCGAATGGGACGTCATCACGCTTTTCGTGCAGCCTCTTGCCGAAGACCTGTGCGACGTGTGGCCATGGATGGCGCTGTTCGACGACGAGACGCCGATGACAGACCTGATCCATTTCCAGCAGACGATCTTCGTCCAGGACCGATCGATCCTGGAAAACCAGATTCCGGGGCTGCTGCCGCTCGATCCCGGCATGGAGATTCCCACGCGAGCCGACCTCACCTCGGTTGCCTACCGGCGCTGGCTGAAGCGCCATGGCTACACCTACGGCGCGCAACTGGTGGCGCAATGA
- a CDS encoding glutathione S-transferase family protein translates to MKLYDYVLSPSCYKARLMAALAGVKLDIRPVDFHPGAEHRGPELMALNPAGSIPILEDGDLVLTESSAMLVYLAAQAAPQWLGSDTAGEAARVQQWLSFSHRLTASLGAARLHEMLLRPGNIDVLQGQGTTALREMEAGLVEQHIRGQRFLASDRPTVADIACFPYVALAPDGGVSLDPYPAIRLWSRAIRGLDGFIEMPGIHRLHELRPEPVPEVGEA, encoded by the coding sequence ATGAAGCTCTACGACTACGTGCTGTCGCCGAGCTGCTACAAGGCGCGCCTGATGGCTGCGCTGGCCGGGGTGAAGCTCGACATCCGGCCCGTCGACTTCCATCCCGGTGCCGAGCATCGCGGTCCCGAACTCATGGCGCTCAACCCGGCGGGTTCGATCCCGATCCTGGAGGATGGCGACCTCGTCCTGACCGAATCCTCGGCCATGCTGGTCTACCTCGCAGCGCAGGCGGCGCCGCAATGGCTGGGCAGCGATACCGCCGGAGAGGCGGCGCGCGTCCAGCAATGGCTTTCCTTCTCGCATCGGCTGACCGCCAGCTTGGGGGCGGCGCGCCTGCATGAGATGCTGCTGCGTCCGGGCAATATCGATGTCCTTCAGGGACAGGGGACAACGGCCCTGCGGGAGATGGAAGCCGGCCTCGTCGAACAGCATATCCGCGGCCAGCGCTTCCTCGCGTCGGACCGGCCGACTGTCGCCGACATCGCCTGCTTTCCCTATGTGGCGCTGGCGCCGGACGGCGGCGTCTCGCTCGATCCCTATCCCGCGATCCGGCTATGGTCGCGGGCGATCCGCGGTCTCGACGGCTTCATCGAGATGCCCGGCATCCACCGGCTGCACGAGCTCAGACCCGAGCCCGTCCCAGAAGTAGGCGAGGCCTGA
- a CDS encoding amidohydrolase — MAGYLLKNCAAVIVDDGNGPRVRRNVDVLTHGPAIRAIGEGLDKGELPAGTVAQDAAGWFVYPGLVNTHHHFFQCFVRNRADLDWTKLSVIEWLDRIYPIFSQLTEECFYHASVTAMAELIKHGCTMAFDHQYCFPRHAGKRLIDRQFEAAELLGMRFHAGRGGNTLPKSEGSTIPDAMLETTDEFIADCARLIDAYHDAGRFSMRQVVVAPCQPVNCYRETFVESVALARDRKVRMHTHVGEGESPVMQARHGLRTVDYCAEIGFCGSDAFYAHCWELTHDELRKMAASGTGVAHCPEPVYLVGAEITDIPAMSALGLSVGLGCDGAASNDNSNLMHCIHSAYMLQCLSASTRAHPVPPPADFLGYATTGGAALLGRGDIGRLSPGMAADLFAIDTRRMDYVGTRHDPLSLLAKVGIGTPTDMTMINGRIVWARGEFPGLDEVSLFAQAEAALATVEF, encoded by the coding sequence GTGGCGGGCTATCTGTTGAAGAACTGCGCTGCGGTCATCGTGGACGATGGCAACGGTCCGCGCGTCCGTCGCAATGTCGATGTGTTGACCCACGGCCCGGCGATACGGGCCATCGGCGAAGGCCTCGACAAGGGGGAGCTGCCTGCCGGAACTGTCGCGCAGGATGCCGCCGGCTGGTTCGTCTATCCCGGCCTCGTCAACACCCATCACCACTTCTTTCAGTGCTTCGTGCGCAACCGCGCCGATCTGGACTGGACGAAGCTGTCGGTCATCGAATGGCTCGACCGCATCTATCCCATCTTCTCGCAGCTGACCGAGGAGTGCTTCTACCACGCATCAGTCACAGCCATGGCGGAGTTGATAAAGCACGGCTGCACGATGGCATTCGACCATCAGTACTGCTTTCCGCGGCATGCCGGCAAAAGGCTGATCGACCGGCAGTTCGAGGCGGCCGAACTGCTCGGCATGCGCTTCCATGCCGGACGTGGCGGCAACACGCTGCCGAAATCGGAAGGCTCGACCATCCCCGACGCCATGCTGGAAACGACGGACGAGTTCATCGCCGACTGCGCCCGGCTGATCGACGCCTATCATGATGCCGGTCGCTTCAGCATGCGCCAGGTTGTCGTCGCGCCCTGTCAGCCGGTCAACTGCTATCGCGAGACATTCGTGGAATCGGTGGCGCTGGCGCGCGACCGCAAGGTGCGCATGCATACCCATGTCGGCGAGGGCGAAAGCCCGGTCATGCAGGCCCGCCACGGCCTGCGCACGGTGGATTATTGCGCGGAGATAGGCTTCTGCGGGTCCGATGCCTTCTATGCCCATTGCTGGGAGCTGACCCATGACGAGCTGCGCAAGATGGCCGCCAGCGGCACCGGCGTCGCGCACTGCCCGGAGCCGGTCTATCTTGTCGGCGCCGAAATCACCGACATACCGGCGATGTCGGCCCTCGGGCTCAGTGTGGGCCTGGGTTGCGACGGCGCCGCCTCGAACGACAATTCCAATCTGATGCACTGCATCCATTCCGCCTACATGCTGCAATGCCTGTCGGCCTCGACACGTGCGCATCCGGTGCCGCCGCCGGCCGATTTCCTTGGCTATGCGACGACCGGGGGCGCTGCGCTGCTCGGGCGCGGCGACATCGGCAGGCTGTCGCCCGGCATGGCCGCCGACCTGTTCGCCATCGACACGCGGCGCATGGACTATGTCGGCACGCGGCATGATCCGCTGAGCCTGCTGGCCAAGGTGGGCATCGGCACGCCGACCGACATGACGATGATCAACGGCCGCATCGTCTGGGCCAGGGGAGAGTTCCCGGGGCTCGACGAGGTAAGCCTGTTCGCGCAAGCCGAGGCGGCGCTCGCGACCGTGGAATTCTAG
- a CDS encoding BMP family ABC transporter substrate-binding protein encodes MTNLTRRTMMKGAAATGLVAAVGSRGLAADEPLGIVLVVPSPVGDVGWGRALADGLEPVKAAYGDKVKVTIIENIQEGPDADRIMNKAVADGNKFLIAGSFGYQNGALQIARRIPDVTVLHASGFQVAPNFSPFAAQYSQGTYLMGMAAAALSKTGKLGSVSAFAIPELITSINAFTLGAQAVKPDVEVSVVWVNSWFDPAKEQEAAKALLAQKCDVIFSNAQDTPSVVAACEEAGIPAFNLNSSMKKYAPKTYLGCVATDWSPFFKASVDAHLAGTFKGASAFLGVGDKVVEVVDWNPGIPADMMAKIKEVEAKIADGGFSPFAGPIAKADGSEGVPASKTMTEAEIVAMDWHVKGVTTPLPK; translated from the coding sequence CTGACAAATCTTACCCGCAGAACAATGATGAAGGGCGCTGCCGCTACCGGGCTTGTCGCCGCGGTGGGCAGCCGCGGGCTTGCCGCCGACGAACCGCTGGGCATCGTGCTCGTGGTCCCGTCGCCGGTCGGCGATGTCGGCTGGGGCCGTGCGCTGGCCGACGGGCTCGAGCCGGTCAAGGCCGCCTACGGCGACAAGGTGAAGGTCACCATCATCGAGAACATACAGGAAGGCCCCGACGCCGACCGCATCATGAACAAGGCGGTCGCCGACGGGAACAAGTTCCTGATCGCCGGCTCCTTCGGCTACCAGAACGGCGCCCTGCAGATCGCGCGCCGCATTCCCGACGTCACCGTGCTGCATGCTTCCGGTTTCCAGGTGGCGCCGAACTTCTCGCCCTTTGCGGCCCAATATTCCCAGGGCACCTATCTGATGGGCATGGCGGCGGCCGCGCTTTCGAAGACCGGCAAGCTCGGCTCGGTTTCCGCCTTCGCCATTCCCGAGCTGATCACCTCCATCAACGCGTTCACGCTGGGAGCACAGGCTGTGAAGCCCGATGTCGAGGTTTCGGTCGTATGGGTGAACTCCTGGTTCGACCCGGCCAAGGAGCAGGAAGCCGCCAAGGCGCTGCTGGCGCAGAAATGCGACGTCATCTTCTCCAACGCGCAGGACACGCCTTCCGTCGTTGCGGCTTGCGAGGAGGCCGGCATCCCCGCCTTCAACCTCAACTCGTCGATGAAGAAATACGCGCCCAAGACCTATCTCGGCTGCGTGGCGACCGATTGGTCGCCCTTCTTCAAAGCCTCGGTCGACGCCCACCTTGCCGGTACCTTCAAGGGCGCCAGCGCCTTCTTGGGTGTCGGCGACAAGGTCGTCGAAGTCGTCGACTGGAACCCGGGCATCCCGGCCGACATGATGGCCAAGATCAAGGAGGTTGAAGCCAAGATCGCCGACGGCGGCTTCTCGCCCTTTGCCGGTCCGATCGCCAAGGCCGACGGCAGCGAAGGCGTCCCCGCCAGTAAGACGATGACCGAGGCCGAGATCGTCGCCATGGACTGGCACGTCAAGGGTGTCACCACGCCGCTGCCAAAGTAA
- a CDS encoding ABC transporter ATP-binding protein has product MTAPLLSLRGISKSYGQIHANRDIDLDVAPRSIHAILGENGAGKSTLMKLIYGVEQPDAGTATWKEETLALASPADARRKGIGMVFQHFSLFETLTVVENVQLVVPGKKSDLAQGIRKLGRDFGLEVDPLAHVHALSVGERQRVEIIRCLMTEPQLLILDEPTSVLPPQSVDRLFETLRRLRDGGVSILFISHKLEEIRAVCDRATILRGGRITGHVDPRDHDAHDLARMMIGRDMPQPMPALAHSGGEKRLEILGLDHRPDDPFAAALSNVSLTVRAGEILGIAGISGNGQSELAALISGETVLPRDKSERIFMMGRDVGALDAAARRRLGFAFVPEERLGRGAVPEMSLVLNSLLTAHPSGLLKRGLVDTTRAKAFTEDCIRQYDVRTPGSETEAGALSGGNLQKFIVGREIMLSPKLLFVAQPTWGVDVGAASAIRRRLVALRNEGMAILVISEELEELFELCDAIQVIHQGRLSPPLVTRDTRPEEIGRYMIGAHSTAEKVPA; this is encoded by the coding sequence ATGACCGCCCCGCTTCTGTCGCTGCGCGGCATCTCCAAGAGCTACGGCCAGATCCATGCCAATCGGGACATCGATCTGGACGTGGCTCCGCGCTCGATCCATGCGATCCTCGGAGAGAATGGGGCGGGCAAGTCGACGCTGATGAAGCTGATATACGGCGTCGAGCAGCCGGACGCCGGAACAGCGACCTGGAAAGAAGAGACCCTCGCGCTTGCGTCCCCGGCGGACGCGAGGCGCAAGGGGATCGGCATGGTCTTCCAGCATTTCTCGTTGTTCGAGACGCTGACGGTGGTGGAGAACGTCCAGCTGGTCGTGCCCGGGAAAAAATCGGATCTTGCGCAAGGCATCCGCAAGCTCGGCCGCGACTTCGGTCTGGAGGTAGATCCGCTTGCCCATGTGCACGCGCTCTCGGTCGGAGAGCGGCAGCGGGTGGAAATCATCCGCTGCCTGATGACCGAACCGCAACTCCTGATCCTCGATGAACCGACCTCCGTCCTGCCGCCGCAATCGGTGGACAGGCTGTTCGAGACATTGCGGCGGCTGCGCGACGGCGGCGTGTCTATTCTGTTCATCTCGCACAAGCTGGAGGAGATCCGCGCGGTCTGCGACCGCGCGACCATTCTGCGCGGCGGGCGCATCACGGGCCACGTGGATCCGCGCGACCACGACGCGCACGACCTCGCCCGCATGATGATCGGCCGCGACATGCCGCAGCCCATGCCGGCGCTTGCGCATTCCGGCGGGGAAAAGCGCCTTGAAATCCTCGGCCTCGACCATCGGCCGGACGATCCCTTCGCCGCGGCGCTTTCCAACGTCAGCCTGACGGTCCGGGCGGGCGAGATCCTCGGTATCGCGGGCATATCGGGCAACGGGCAGAGCGAACTCGCGGCGCTGATCTCGGGCGAAACGGTGCTGCCGCGCGACAAGTCAGAGCGTATCTTCATGATGGGAAGGGACGTCGGCGCGCTCGATGCGGCGGCCCGCCGCCGGCTGGGCTTCGCCTTCGTTCCGGAGGAACGGCTGGGCCGCGGCGCGGTGCCGGAAATGTCGCTCGTCCTCAACAGCCTCCTGACCGCCCATCCCTCCGGTCTCTTGAAACGCGGCCTCGTCGACACGACCCGTGCGAAGGCCTTCACCGAAGACTGCATCCGGCAATACGACGTGCGCACGCCGGGTTCCGAAACCGAGGCCGGGGCGCTTTCGGGAGGCAATCTGCAGAAGTTCATCGTAGGCCGCGAGATCATGCTGTCCCCTAAATTGCTGTTCGTGGCGCAGCCCACCTGGGGCGTGGACGTCGGCGCCGCATCGGCCATCCGCCGGCGTCTCGTCGCCCTGCGCAACGAGGGCATGGCCATCCTGGTCATCTCGGAGGAACTGGAGGAACTGTTCGAGCTCTGCGATGCGATCCAGGTGATCCATCAGGGCCGGCTGAGCCCGCCGCTGGTGACGCGCGACACCAGACCCGAGGAGATCGGCCGCTACATGATCGGCGCGCATTCGACGGCCGAAAAGGTCCCTGCATGA
- a CDS encoding ABC transporter permease produces MSAVSRPFLPVLVRREHASLAIKLVAPPAALGLATLLNLGLYLLMGRDPVAVFHAMLVEPFLSWASFSEVLLKMGPLLLIAQGLAIGFRAKVFNIGAEGQFILGAIFASAIPIWLPQATGQWIWPAMLVLGALGGALWASLTAFWRVRLNANEILVSLMLALVAAQVLNYLLLGPWKDPAGFNFPQSVMFQYDAMVPILIPGTRVNVSLLIAFAFSLAAWVFMQRSFAGYKLQVGGLAPRAAGYAGFNEGRAIWLSLLIGGFAAGLAGAAEVAGPLGQLQRSISTGYGYAAIIVAYLGGLHPIGIVFSALLVAALYIGGDNAMVSANLPVAAVRVFQGSLLLAYLVAIAFVRYRLEWRHAAPGSAP; encoded by the coding sequence ATGAGCGCTGTGTCCCGGCCGTTCCTTCCCGTTCTGGTTCGCCGGGAACACGCCTCGCTTGCAATCAAGCTGGTCGCCCCGCCCGCCGCTCTCGGCCTGGCGACGCTGCTCAATCTCGGGCTCTACCTCCTGATGGGCCGCGATCCGGTCGCCGTTTTCCACGCGATGCTTGTGGAGCCCTTCCTGTCCTGGGCCTCCTTCTCGGAAGTCCTGCTGAAGATGGGGCCGCTGCTGCTGATCGCCCAGGGGCTTGCGATCGGCTTTCGCGCCAAGGTCTTCAACATCGGCGCCGAGGGCCAGTTCATCCTCGGCGCGATCTTCGCATCGGCCATTCCCATTTGGCTCCCGCAGGCGACGGGCCAGTGGATCTGGCCCGCCATGCTCGTCCTCGGCGCACTGGGCGGCGCGCTTTGGGCCTCGCTCACGGCGTTCTGGCGCGTGCGGCTCAACGCAAACGAAATTCTCGTTTCGCTCATGCTGGCGCTCGTTGCCGCGCAGGTGCTCAACTACCTGCTTCTCGGCCCCTGGAAGGATCCGGCCGGCTTCAACTTCCCGCAGTCGGTGATGTTCCAGTACGACGCGATGGTGCCGATCCTGATCCCCGGCACCCGCGTGAACGTCTCGCTGCTTATCGCCTTCGCGTTCTCCCTCGCGGCCTGGGTGTTCATGCAGAGGAGCTTCGCCGGCTACAAGCTGCAGGTCGGTGGCCTTGCGCCGCGCGCGGCCGGATACGCCGGCTTCAACGAAGGACGCGCGATCTGGCTTTCCCTCCTCATCGGCGGCTTCGCGGCAGGCCTCGCCGGGGCGGCCGAGGTGGCCGGGCCGCTCGGCCAGTTGCAGCGCTCCATCTCGACCGGCTACGGCTATGCGGCCATCATCGTTGCCTATCTCGGTGGCCTTCACCCGATAGGCATCGTTTTTTCCGCGCTGCTCGTGGCGGCCCTCTATATCGGCGGCGACAACGCCATGGTCTCGGCAAATCTGCCGGTCGCCGCGGTCCGGGTCTTCCAGGGCAGCCTGCTGCTCGCCTATCTCGTCGCCATCGCCTTCGTCCGCTATCGGCTCGAATGGCGCCATGCCGCCCCCGGAAGCGCTCCATGA
- a CDS encoding ABC transporter permease has product MNALEFIVAGMLAAATPFLLAALGEMVAERAGVLNLGVEGLMTMGAVIAFIIVYHGGGHLLGFLAAGLASAALSLVFAVIALGFRANQVAVGLAIGILGQGLSALFGKTYESLTVKGLPKLSLPWLSDIPVIGGLFAQDVVVWLSLAATVAIWAIFAYTKTGLVVRAVGENPKAAHALGYPVIAVRFAAVAFGGVLAGFAGAYAAVVYTPLWADGMIAGRGWIAIALVVFGTWLTSRIFLGACLFGAVSLASLAAQATGLDVSSQLLSSLPYLVTIVVLGIISSNRRLLKLNGVASLGEPFEQ; this is encoded by the coding sequence ATGAATGCCCTCGAGTTCATCGTCGCCGGAATGCTGGCGGCGGCCACGCCGTTCCTTTTGGCGGCGCTCGGCGAAATGGTGGCCGAGCGGGCCGGCGTCCTCAATCTCGGCGTGGAGGGACTGATGACCATGGGGGCGGTCATCGCCTTCATCATCGTCTATCACGGCGGCGGTCACCTCCTGGGTTTCCTCGCCGCGGGCCTCGCCAGCGCGGCTCTTTCCCTTGTCTTTGCCGTCATCGCGTTGGGGTTCCGCGCGAACCAGGTCGCGGTGGGACTCGCCATCGGCATACTCGGCCAGGGCCTCTCGGCACTGTTCGGCAAGACCTATGAGAGCCTCACGGTCAAAGGCCTTCCGAAGCTTTCATTGCCCTGGCTTTCAGATATCCCGGTCATCGGCGGCCTGTTCGCTCAGGACGTCGTCGTGTGGCTCTCGCTGGCCGCGACCGTCGCCATCTGGGCTATATTCGCCTACACCAAGACCGGCCTTGTCGTGCGCGCCGTCGGCGAGAATCCCAAGGCGGCCCATGCGCTCGGCTATCCGGTGATCGCCGTGCGCTTCGCCGCTGTCGCCTTCGGCGGCGTGTTGGCGGGTTTCGCCGGTGCCTACGCGGCCGTGGTCTACACGCCGCTGTGGGCCGATGGCATGATTGCCGGGCGCGGCTGGATCGCGATCGCGCTCGTCGTCTTCGGCACCTGGCTCACCAGCCGTATCTTCCTCGGCGCCTGCCTCTTCGGCGCCGTTTCCCTGGCAAGCCTGGCGGCCCAGGCGACCGGACTGGACGTTTCCTCGCAACTTCTATCGAGCCTGCCCTATCTCGTGACAATCGTCGTGCTGGGCATCATTTCTTCGAACCGGCGTCTGCTCAAGCTCAACGGCGTGGCTTCGCTGGGAGAGCCTTTCGAACAATAG